In a single window of the Podarcis raffonei isolate rPodRaf1 chromosome 14, rPodRaf1.pri, whole genome shotgun sequence genome:
- the HACD3 gene encoding very-long-chain (3R)-3-hydroxyacyl-CoA dehydratase 3, which yields MPGADASLTPQVHWAQRHHQLYLRVELSDVQDPDITITDNVLHFKAQGHGAKGDNVYEFQIEFLAPVDPKPAYKMTQRQLNITVTKKESQWWERLTKQEKRPLFLAPDFDRWLDESDAEMELKAKEEERVNKISIENRIPKDPFRHLKRGYLFMYNLVQFLGYSWIFVNMTVRLFMLGKDSFFDTFHTMADMMYFCQTLSLIEIVNTLIGLVRAPFMPVILQVFGRNFVLLLVLGGVEEMQSKAVVFFIFYIWSMVEIFRYPFYMLSCLDIEWKILTWIRYSIWMPLYPLGILAEAVSIIQAIPVFSSTGRFSFMLPYPLNITVPFSLFLQFYLVFLFLGPFVNFRYLYKQRKRHLGPKKRKMH from the exons ATGCCGGGCGCCGACGCCAGCCTGACCCCGCAGGTGCACTGGGCGCAGCGGCACCACCAGCTCTACCTGCGCGTGGAGCTCAGCGACGTCCAG GATCCTGACATCACAATTACAGACAATGTGCTCCATTTCAAAG CTCAAGGCCATGGAGCCAAGGGAGACAACGTGTATGAATTTCAAATTGAGTTCCTGGCACCAGTGGACCCGAAG CCAGCCTATAAAATGACACAGAGGCAGCTGAACATCACCGTAACGAAGAAGGAGAGCCAGTGGTGGGAACGGCTGACCAAGCAGGAGAAGCGGCCGCTGTTCCTTGCTCCGGACTTTGATCGTTGGTTGGATGAGTCGGATGCTGAGATGGAGCTGAAAGCCAAA GAGGAAGAAAGGGTTAACAAAATCAGCATAGAGAACCGCATCCCCAAAGACC CTTTCCGGCACCTGAAGAGAGGCTACCTCTTCATGTACAACCTTGTGCAGTTCCTAGGCTACTCATGGATTTTCGTGAACATGACAGTTCGGCTCTTCATGCTGGGGAAAG ACTCTTTCTTTGATACTTTCCACACGATGGCAGACATGATGTACTTCTGCCAGACGCTGTCTCTCATTGAAATTGTGAACACACTGATTGGTCTGGTCCGGGCTCCTTTCATGCCTGTCATCCTCCAG GTCTTTGGGAGAAACTTTGTGTTGTTACTTGTTCTTGGAGGTGTGGAAGAAATGCAGAGCAAAGCTGTCGTCTTCTTCATCTTCTATATTTGGAGCATGGTGGAGATCTTCAG GTATCCGTTCTACATGCTCTCGTGCCTCGATATAGAATGGAAGATCCTGACCTGGATTCGATACAGCATCTGGATGCCCCTCTACCCTCTGGGGATCTTAGCAGAAG CTGTCTCCATCATTCAGGCTATTCCCGTCTTCAGCAGCACTGGGAGATTTAGCTTCATGCTGCCCTACCCGCTGAACATCACCGTTCCCTTCTCCCTTTTTCTCCAGTTCTACCTTGTCTTCTTGTTTCTAG GGCCATTTGTGAATTTCCGCTACCTCTACAAGCAACGAAAGAGACACCTTGGACCCAAAAAGAGGAAAATGCACTAG